From a single Cyclobacterium marinum DSM 745 genomic region:
- a CDS encoding PAAR domain-containing protein — MGMPAARITDMHVCPMVSPGGVPHVGGPILPPGEATVLIGGMPAARVGDMATCTGPPDTIVAGSSTVLIGGMPAARMGDSTTHGGSIVAGLPTVLIG; from the coding sequence ATGGGAATGCCGGCAGCAAGAATTACAGATATGCATGTTTGTCCGATGGTAAGTCCGGGAGGCGTACCACATGTGGGAGGGCCAATCTTACCTCCAGGAGAAGCTACCGTTTTGATTGGTGGAATGCCAGCCGCCAGGGTTGGAGATATGGCAACTTGTACCGGTCCTCCGGATACTATTGTAGCAGGATCGTCCACTGTATTAATCGGCGGAATGCCAGCAGCTAGAATGGGAGATAGCACCACCCACGGCGGGTCTATTGTGGCAGGTTTGCCTACAGTACTTATTGGTTGA
- a CDS encoding baseplate J/gp47 family protein, with translation MRINPALDPSTLKLMDLELGDWLLFANNFARFIPFFPADTSKVTIDNWQLFFNDLLEEGNLPEKGTFAYAKLLQSIHDKLEFFEQQGSLKPQLTLLVAFLKLLENSSHSLNNLTKRHLDFYYKKILRFSKLAAVPDSAFLVIESGKGTKPILTKGTTFDGGVDANGKKRTYSLEYDFIPNLAQVSQLKNRYIDFNRKKIKVSQIANSLDGRGERFIDENHGWWPFGHPLANANYPELQDASFGFGISLASLWASADSDKYLSFLFTFKKNLPFSGTASDIHQLFSVEYTGEKGWVSLSPSAHPEKDNFKSSISGKQLKIVFFVGKSQPAIVDQQEKIHGNIKGKGAPLIWFDILCNSTKAFQWIKGIGETPLQNLSIHTSYSNINTPIIESDLGVLNPEKPFQPFGSIPKKGSSFYVKYPEWEKKNPKKVTLSGKWANTPEDFKEWYYSYRDMGNQYLSKDNYFSQHFVANASLDQPIKSFLLQPTGFRAPLLESKIIVNPDPDNLIVKSNNHFKASLSLKEDQGWKAKLAEVVLFEEDGDGFKTSFDILPEGGSSHLELKEGIKITLLQSFLSEMYPRIYALAMSSDQPETPIPNEPYIPLLENMLVTYETEEQFNFNSSNELDLQLFVRDDFGWYEENKNSKTALAHTPDNELYAFPVSQSAGEMFIGISGLVPFEQLSLLIQVLEGSENPSQNMGGEEEGLKWSVLAGNYWLELKREHIISDQTDNMLKSGIITFSLPEESFSSHERMDKALVWIKVSSTKVFNATSRVMGVYAQAIEVVLVDNENELSHLKEGLPAQSINKMITRKAGVKGVSQPYNSFGGKAAEQDNQFYIRVSERLRHKNRAVSLWDIEHLVLQTFPQVYKVKCLNHTCSSSFLSPGHLMVLVIPDTINKNVYDIFQPTFSAAKLNEIASFLAEKAAPRLAIKVINPLYEEVRVRLQVTFYPGLDKAFFMNQLEKDIINYLSPWTSGEKLAIDFNSHFNKSSLVYFIEKLSYVDFIQEPRIFRNNVEMGKNILPSSPMHVLVAAKSHDISVYAPISD, from the coding sequence ATGAGAATCAATCCTGCACTTGATCCATCAACATTAAAGTTAATGGATTTGGAGCTGGGTGACTGGCTGCTCTTTGCCAATAATTTTGCTAGATTCATTCCCTTTTTTCCGGCAGACACTTCAAAGGTTACCATAGACAATTGGCAGCTTTTTTTTAATGATTTATTGGAAGAAGGAAATTTGCCCGAGAAAGGAACTTTTGCCTATGCAAAATTATTGCAATCGATTCATGATAAACTGGAATTTTTTGAACAACAGGGAAGCTTAAAGCCTCAATTGACCTTGCTAGTAGCTTTTCTGAAGCTTTTAGAAAATTCTAGTCATAGCCTGAATAATCTTACAAAAAGACACTTAGACTTTTATTATAAGAAGATTTTGCGCTTCTCAAAATTAGCGGCAGTACCTGATTCCGCCTTTCTTGTCATAGAAAGTGGCAAGGGGACAAAACCAATTTTGACTAAAGGGACCACATTTGACGGGGGGGTAGATGCCAATGGAAAAAAACGAACCTATAGCTTAGAATATGACTTTATCCCCAACCTTGCTCAAGTTAGTCAATTAAAAAATCGATACATTGACTTCAACCGGAAGAAAATAAAGGTGAGCCAGATTGCCAATTCTCTTGATGGAAGAGGGGAAAGATTTATAGATGAAAATCATGGTTGGTGGCCTTTTGGACACCCTCTAGCAAATGCTAATTATCCTGAATTACAAGATGCTTCATTCGGATTTGGGATTTCTTTGGCATCATTGTGGGCTTCGGCTGACTCAGATAAGTATTTAAGTTTTTTGTTTACGTTTAAAAAAAACTTACCATTTTCAGGTACCGCTTCTGATATTCATCAGCTTTTCTCCGTAGAATATACTGGGGAGAAAGGTTGGGTTTCCCTTTCTCCAAGTGCTCATCCGGAAAAAGACAACTTTAAATCTAGTATATCGGGAAAGCAACTGAAAATTGTCTTTTTTGTGGGTAAGTCCCAACCTGCTATAGTAGATCAACAAGAGAAGATTCATGGCAATATTAAAGGGAAAGGTGCCCCATTGATATGGTTTGATATATTATGCAATTCTACCAAAGCCTTTCAATGGATAAAGGGAATTGGAGAGACACCGCTTCAAAACCTTAGTATTCACACTAGTTACAGTAATATTAATACACCAATAATAGAGTCAGATTTAGGTGTCTTAAACCCCGAAAAACCTTTTCAACCCTTTGGTAGTATTCCTAAAAAAGGAAGCAGTTTCTATGTCAAGTATCCGGAATGGGAAAAGAAAAACCCTAAAAAGGTGACTCTTAGTGGGAAATGGGCAAATACTCCTGAAGACTTCAAAGAATGGTATTATAGCTATAGAGACATGGGCAACCAATACCTTAGTAAAGACAATTATTTTTCACAACATTTTGTGGCCAATGCAAGTTTGGATCAACCAATCAAATCCTTTTTACTACAACCTACAGGTTTTAGAGCCCCCTTACTTGAAAGTAAAATCATTGTCAATCCTGATCCGGATAACCTAATTGTCAAAAGCAATAATCACTTCAAAGCCAGCCTTTCATTAAAGGAAGACCAAGGGTGGAAGGCCAAGTTGGCGGAAGTGGTTTTATTTGAAGAGGATGGAGATGGGTTCAAAACCAGTTTTGATATATTACCCGAAGGAGGAAGCTCTCATCTAGAGCTTAAGGAAGGAATTAAAATAACCTTATTGCAATCTTTTCTCTCTGAAATGTATCCTAGGATTTATGCCTTGGCTATGTCCAGTGATCAACCTGAGACCCCAATCCCCAATGAACCTTATATTCCTCTATTGGAAAATATGTTGGTAACGTACGAGACTGAGGAACAATTTAACTTTAACAGCTCCAATGAATTGGATTTACAATTATTTGTTAGGGATGATTTTGGTTGGTACGAAGAAAATAAAAATAGTAAAACAGCTTTGGCGCACACACCTGACAATGAATTGTATGCTTTTCCTGTCTCACAATCAGCCGGTGAAATGTTTATTGGAATTTCAGGCCTAGTTCCATTCGAACAGCTTTCGTTGTTGATTCAGGTGCTAGAAGGTAGTGAAAACCCCTCTCAAAATATGGGAGGTGAAGAAGAGGGATTAAAATGGTCGGTGTTAGCCGGTAATTATTGGCTGGAGCTAAAAAGGGAACATATTATTTCAGACCAGACAGATAACATGCTCAAATCAGGAATCATCACTTTCTCTTTACCTGAAGAATCATTTTCCTCGCACGAGAGAATGGATAAGGCATTGGTTTGGATTAAGGTAAGCTCAACAAAAGTATTCAATGCTACCAGTCGTGTAATGGGGGTTTATGCCCAGGCCATTGAGGTAGTTTTGGTCGACAATGAAAATGAATTGAGTCATTTAAAGGAAGGCTTGCCTGCCCAAAGCATCAATAAAATGATAACAAGAAAAGCAGGAGTTAAAGGTGTAAGCCAACCTTACAATTCTTTTGGAGGAAAAGCAGCTGAACAAGATAATCAATTTTATATCAGAGTGAGCGAAAGGTTACGGCACAAAAACAGAGCAGTTTCGCTGTGGGATATAGAGCATCTTGTATTACAAACCTTCCCTCAAGTATATAAAGTCAAATGTCTTAACCATACCTGTTCAAGTTCTTTTTTATCCCCCGGTCATTTGATGGTTTTGGTAATCCCTGACACCATCAATAAAAATGTTTATGATATCTTTCAACCTACTTTTAGCGCAGCCAAACTCAACGAGATAGCAAGTTTTTTAGCGGAGAAAGCTGCACCAAGACTTGCAATTAAAGTGATTAATCCACTTTATGAAGAGGTAAGGGTTAGGCTTCAAGTAACCTTTTACCCGGGGTTAGATAAGGCTTTCTTTATGAATCAGTTAGAGAAGGATATCATAAATTACCTTTCACCATGGACAAGTGGAGAGAAGCTCGCTATAGATTTCAACAGTCATTTCAATAAAAGTAGCTTGGTTTACTTTATTGAGAAGTTGAGTTATGTTGACTTTATTCAAGAACCAAGAATATTTAGAAACAATGTAGAGATGGGCAAAAACATTCTACCAAGTAGCCCCATGCATGTATTGGTGGCAGCAAAGTCTCATGATATTTCAGTTTATGCCCCTATTAGTGATTGA
- a CDS encoding CIS tube protein, whose translation MSEGKLEKLKLIAYSDPEFSEKVADGEFSTLLNPEKYAYQYKIEQNEDQAPGTSAAPIKFNKKLPEELDLEFLFDRTGIVKGKEKAEDGIIDDIEHFKKVVLNYNGEEHKPNYVMISWGSLLFKGSLVEMTVEFKLFRPDGTPLRAVAKAKFKGFVEDDLRMAKENRSSPDLTHYRIVKAGDNLPLMTQKIYGDPKYYLEVARVNNMVNFRDLKPGQAIYFPPIEKQGSPSN comes from the coding sequence ATGAGTGAAGGGAAATTAGAAAAACTTAAGTTGATCGCTTATAGCGATCCTGAATTCAGTGAAAAAGTAGCTGATGGAGAGTTTTCCACTTTGCTTAATCCGGAAAAATATGCCTATCAATATAAAATTGAGCAAAATGAGGATCAAGCACCAGGCACCAGTGCTGCTCCCATCAAATTTAATAAAAAGCTTCCTGAGGAACTCGATTTAGAATTTCTTTTTGACAGAACAGGAATAGTCAAAGGAAAGGAGAAAGCTGAAGATGGGATAATCGATGATATCGAACATTTTAAAAAGGTGGTTCTTAACTACAATGGTGAGGAACATAAGCCGAATTATGTAATGATTTCTTGGGGTAGTCTTTTATTTAAAGGCAGTTTAGTGGAAATGACAGTGGAATTCAAACTTTTTAGGCCTGATGGCACTCCACTGAGGGCGGTAGCCAAGGCAAAGTTTAAAGGTTTTGTTGAGGATGATTTAAGGATGGCAAAGGAAAACAGAAGTTCTCCGGATTTAACCCATTATAGAATAGTTAAGGCAGGAGATAATTTGCCTTTGATGACGCAAAAAATTTATGGGGATCCTAAATATTATTTAGAAGTGGCTAGGGTTAATAATATGGTTAATTTCAGAGACTTGAAGCCCGGACAAGCCATTTATTTTCCGCCCATTGAAAAGCAGGGTTCTCCCTCAAATTAA
- the vgrG gene encoding type VI secretion system tip protein VgrG produces MIDIGDIVTVTVKVSGSELPDTVQIINVLVHREFNRIPYAKIVMLDGDPSSGNFPLSNEATLLPGSEIEILAGYNAEMVTIFKGTILNHKIKIRDRGAVLVIDCKDKAFKMASNRKSGYFYDLKDSDLIEELISRNGLEASVSTSNYTHPEVIQYQCSDWDFLVARAQANGMVVNVENGKIHVTKPDPEQSSIRTVQYGVDIMEFDAEMDGRNQVPGVTSFGWNPTDQEMIKVEANKPGFNLNGNLSPDELAGMMALDPVDLKNGGKIADALLQDWADSKWMFQQLAKTRGRVKIQGNSEPVPGQCLSLSGVGNRFSGNTFVSGVRHQIAEGNWTMDVQFGMDPEWFTEQFSIDSQPASGLLAAVKGLQVGLVSQLEGDPDGEDRIMVKFPVINADEQGVWCRLSSLDAGKERGFAFRPEIGDEVIIGFINEDPNQGVVLGMLHSSSHPSHLELSDDNHQKGYVSRSGIKVMFDDDLKKLEMETPAGKKIVMDEDGDSINITDDHGNFITMNGEGIVMESGSDMTIKSTGDINIEGVNINIKSQAELKAEASAAATLSSSGTTTIKGSLIQIN; encoded by the coding sequence ATGATAGATATTGGAGATATAGTTACGGTTACTGTTAAGGTTTCAGGGAGTGAATTGCCTGATACAGTTCAAATAATTAATGTGCTAGTTCATAGAGAATTTAATAGAATTCCGTATGCGAAAATAGTGATGTTGGATGGAGATCCTTCTTCAGGTAATTTTCCTCTTAGCAATGAGGCCACCTTACTTCCCGGCAGCGAAATTGAGATATTAGCAGGATACAATGCTGAAATGGTAACGATTTTTAAAGGAACAATATTGAATCACAAAATTAAGATTAGGGATAGGGGAGCAGTTTTGGTAATTGACTGTAAGGATAAGGCTTTTAAGATGGCAAGTAATCGAAAATCGGGTTACTTCTATGATTTAAAAGACAGTGATTTAATAGAGGAATTAATAAGCAGAAATGGTCTTGAAGCATCAGTCTCTACCAGCAATTATACTCATCCTGAGGTAATACAATATCAGTGTTCTGATTGGGATTTTCTTGTTGCCAGAGCACAAGCCAATGGCATGGTGGTAAATGTAGAGAATGGAAAAATTCATGTAACCAAACCTGATCCTGAACAGAGTAGCATCAGGACTGTACAGTACGGAGTGGATATTATGGAGTTTGATGCCGAAATGGATGGAAGGAATCAAGTTCCAGGAGTTACATCTTTTGGTTGGAATCCTACTGATCAAGAAATGATAAAAGTTGAAGCCAATAAACCAGGCTTTAATCTCAATGGAAACCTTTCTCCGGATGAGTTGGCAGGCATGATGGCACTAGACCCCGTTGACCTCAAAAATGGAGGAAAAATAGCCGATGCTCTATTACAAGATTGGGCAGATAGCAAATGGATGTTTCAGCAGCTTGCCAAAACCAGAGGGAGGGTGAAAATTCAAGGAAATTCAGAACCTGTTCCAGGCCAATGTCTGTCCCTGTCCGGGGTTGGGAATCGATTTTCAGGTAATACTTTTGTTTCAGGTGTGAGGCATCAGATCGCCGAAGGCAATTGGACCATGGATGTGCAATTTGGGATGGATCCGGAATGGTTTACTGAGCAATTTTCCATTGACTCCCAACCTGCTTCAGGGTTACTGGCAGCAGTAAAAGGTTTGCAAGTAGGTCTAGTTTCACAGTTGGAAGGTGACCCTGATGGGGAGGATAGGATCATGGTGAAGTTTCCTGTGATCAATGCAGATGAGCAGGGGGTATGGTGCAGATTAAGTTCCCTAGATGCAGGGAAGGAACGTGGCTTTGCATTTCGACCTGAAATCGGAGACGAGGTAATCATAGGCTTTATCAATGAAGATCCCAATCAAGGGGTGGTTTTGGGGATGTTGCACAGTAGTAGCCACCCTAGTCATTTGGAGCTTTCTGATGACAATCATCAAAAAGGTTATGTTTCTCGATCAGGCATAAAGGTAATGTTTGACGATGATTTGAAAAAGTTGGAGATGGAGACTCCTGCAGGAAAGAAAATTGTGATGGACGAAGATGGAGATTCCATAAACATTACGGATGATCATGGTAATTTCATTACCATGAATGGAGAGGGGATTGTGATGGAAAGCGGGTCGGATATGACCATCAAAAGTACAGGTGATATCAATATTGAAGGAGTTAATATAAATATTAAATCTCAAGCTGAATTAAAAGCTGAAGCAAGTGCTGCTGCTACATTGTCAAGTAGTGGTACCACCACTATTAAAGGATCATTGATACAAATTAACTAA
- a CDS encoding phage tail sheath family protein, with protein MAANYRTPGVYIEEISKFPPSVAQVETAIPAFIGYTEKAREKEADTSETLFLEPKRIVSLLEYETFFGGPEPETGLKVQVTEEAGEKSILVEAPDPEDKSPFLMYYAMQAYFANGGGPCYVISVGVYDDADLATPVTMAALNTGLQELEKEDEPTLILFPDATSLPEAAEFYAIYNNAMALCRKMRDRFTIIDTYTNNMETEISLESGIRELITSDIEEKKYGAVYFPYLETILNYSYDPEQTEVSHLITDASPVSDILEEVDDILVEAEGIMTDLPTEVSGLTAADSGIQGGTDEEAVTNKSTVVDPLNAIVEALNEFVGLMSEIVEDTNNVAAMAQEQDESLANTATEAADALNAELEEGGDVPAFIASLQGHLDVLNQDIDGTAVKQASGDASTALNGTDVSVLLQSVLDLIDPAILDAMLDIEELDMESDGALNGLALSEVEAIDSATYNKIKAEINKVKVILPPSSLIAGVYAKVDSNIGVWKAPANISLNYVVKPTVKITNDMQDRLNVDTIAGKSINAIRSFTGKGTLVWGARTLAGNDNEWRFVSVTRFFNMVEESVKNATQQFVFDPNDANTWVKVRAMIENFLILQWRAGALAGAKPEQAFYVRVGLGQTMTAMDVLEGKMIVEIGMAVVRPAEFIILKFSHKMQES; from the coding sequence ATGGCAGCAAATTATAGAACCCCAGGTGTATACATTGAGGAAATATCGAAATTTCCCCCATCCGTAGCCCAAGTAGAAACCGCAATTCCGGCTTTCATAGGCTATACGGAAAAAGCTAGAGAAAAGGAGGCAGATACTAGCGAGACATTGTTTTTGGAGCCCAAACGCATTGTTTCATTGTTGGAATATGAAACATTTTTTGGTGGACCGGAGCCGGAGACCGGTTTAAAGGTTCAAGTAACTGAAGAAGCAGGAGAGAAATCAATTTTGGTTGAGGCTCCAGACCCGGAAGACAAATCTCCTTTTCTGATGTATTATGCAATGCAGGCATATTTTGCTAATGGTGGTGGCCCTTGCTATGTGATTTCAGTTGGGGTTTATGATGATGCCGATCTGGCGACACCTGTAACCATGGCTGCTTTGAATACAGGTTTGCAGGAGTTGGAAAAGGAGGATGAACCAACATTAATTTTGTTTCCTGATGCCACTTCTCTACCTGAGGCTGCAGAATTTTATGCGATCTATAACAATGCCATGGCTTTGTGTAGGAAGATGAGAGACAGGTTTACTATCATCGATACTTACACCAATAATATGGAAACAGAGATATCCTTAGAGTCAGGAATCAGGGAGTTAATAACTTCAGATATTGAAGAAAAAAAATATGGTGCTGTATATTTCCCTTATTTGGAGACCATCTTAAATTACAGTTATGATCCGGAACAAACCGAGGTTTCACACCTTATCACAGACGCCTCTCCTGTTTCCGATATCTTGGAAGAAGTGGATGATATTTTGGTGGAAGCAGAAGGTATCATGACAGACTTACCTACAGAGGTATCAGGATTAACTGCTGCTGATTCGGGGATCCAAGGAGGTACAGATGAAGAAGCAGTGACCAATAAAAGTACGGTTGTTGACCCATTGAATGCAATAGTGGAGGCATTGAATGAATTTGTAGGCCTTATGTCTGAAATTGTAGAAGATACCAATAATGTGGCAGCCATGGCACAGGAGCAAGATGAATCTCTTGCCAATACGGCTACTGAAGCAGCCGATGCTCTAAACGCCGAACTTGAAGAAGGGGGAGATGTCCCAGCTTTTATTGCCTCACTACAAGGGCACCTGGATGTATTAAATCAAGATATTGATGGAACAGCTGTAAAGCAGGCTTCAGGGGATGCAAGCACAGCGCTAAACGGTACAGATGTAAGTGTATTGCTCCAGTCTGTTTTGGATTTAATTGATCCTGCTATTTTGGATGCAATGTTAGATATCGAAGAATTGGATATGGAATCAGACGGTGCACTGAATGGACTAGCACTTAGTGAGGTGGAAGCCATTGACAGTGCTACATACAATAAGATTAAGGCAGAAATTAATAAAGTTAAAGTGATCTTACCCCCATCCTCCCTTATAGCTGGGGTCTATGCCAAGGTAGATAGCAATATTGGCGTATGGAAAGCTCCTGCCAATATCTCGTTAAATTATGTGGTCAAACCAACTGTTAAAATCACCAATGATATGCAGGATAGGTTGAATGTGGATACCATTGCCGGTAAGTCAATAAATGCCATTCGATCCTTTACGGGTAAAGGAACCTTAGTTTGGGGAGCCAGAACTCTTGCCGGAAATGACAATGAATGGCGTTTTGTTTCAGTGACCAGATTTTTCAATATGGTTGAAGAATCGGTAAAAAATGCTACCCAACAGTTCGTGTTTGATCCCAACGATGCCAATACGTGGGTTAAAGTTCGAGCCATGATTGAGAACTTCCTAATTCTTCAATGGAGGGCAGGGGCCTTAGCCGGGGCCAAACCTGAACAGGCTTTTTATGTCCGAGTAGGATTGGGACAAACCATGACAGCAATGGATGTTCTGGAAGGAAAAATGATTGTTGAGATAGGCATGGCTGTTGTTCGTCCTGCAGAATTTATCATTTTGAAATTTTCACATAAAATGCAGGAATCCTAA
- a CDS encoding DUF4255 domain-containing protein: MIFEVFQILKEQINHYFEEEGLENSDVVIDNIAMAEGTSDAADAMRDKMVLTLVNLHEEGALKNFPNHQFNDGKVQYKNRVINLHLFLLFSANRNLYSNSLKDLSAVIKFFQGKKRFNQYNTVFNRELEAMEDVSDFDFTLELYTPTFEEMNFIWGTLGGKQLPSVLYQLNILSIERDLTHSEGPLIESVYSEVKKKN; this comes from the coding sequence ATGATTTTTGAAGTTTTTCAAATATTAAAAGAGCAGATTAACCATTATTTTGAGGAAGAAGGGTTGGAGAATTCTGATGTCGTGATAGACAATATCGCTATGGCCGAAGGAACCTCTGATGCGGCTGATGCAATGCGAGACAAAATGGTTTTGACACTTGTAAATTTGCACGAGGAAGGTGCCTTAAAAAACTTTCCTAACCATCAATTTAATGATGGGAAGGTGCAGTACAAAAATAGGGTAATCAATCTTCATTTATTCTTGCTTTTCTCTGCCAATAGAAATCTTTATAGCAACTCTTTAAAGGACCTGTCTGCAGTAATTAAGTTTTTTCAGGGAAAGAAAAGATTTAATCAATACAATACTGTATTTAACAGAGAATTGGAGGCAATGGAGGATGTTAGCGACTTTGATTTTACTTTGGAGTTATATACCCCCACTTTTGAAGAGATGAATTTTATATGGGGAACATTGGGAGGTAAACAATTGCCTTCAGTTTTATACCAACTCAATATACTTTCGATAGAGAGGGATTTGACACATAGTGAAGGGCCTTTGATAGAAAGTGTGTACTCAGAAGTCAAAAAGAAAAACTGA
- a CDS encoding NAD(P)H-dependent oxidoreductase — MKNILVLIAHPKLEHSKVIANLLASIKDLENVQITDLYERYPDFNIDVQHEQESLFGADIIVWMHPFYWYAAPPLLKHWMDLVLEYNWAYGHNGIYLKGKYLFNTISTGGSPDAYSDKGHHGYPLKDFLLPYKQTASLCNMTYLPPFHVAGTHNLSILNLQKEADDFKSLILHLRDKNEIESLVKLNFLNDFNQ, encoded by the coding sequence ATGAAAAATATATTGGTCCTTATAGCCCACCCCAAATTGGAACATTCAAAGGTAATCGCTAACCTTCTGGCTTCCATTAAGGATTTGGAGAATGTCCAAATTACAGATCTATACGAGCGCTATCCGGATTTTAATATTGATGTTCAGCACGAGCAAGAATCTCTCTTTGGGGCCGACATTATCGTTTGGATGCATCCATTTTATTGGTATGCAGCACCTCCATTGTTGAAACATTGGATGGACTTGGTCTTGGAATACAATTGGGCTTATGGTCACAATGGTATCTACCTCAAAGGAAAATACCTATTCAATACCATTAGTACAGGAGGCTCCCCGGACGCATATAGTGACAAAGGTCATCATGGCTATCCTCTAAAGGATTTTCTGCTGCCTTATAAGCAAACAGCAAGCCTTTGTAACATGACCTACTTGCCACCATTTCACGTTGCTGGAACACATAACCTAAGCATACTTAATTTGCAAAAAGAAGCTGACGACTTTAAGTCCCTTATCCTTCACCTAAGGGATAAGAATGAAATAGAAAGTTTAGTGAAGCTTAACTTTTTAAACGATTTCAACCAATAG
- a CDS encoding GPW/gp25 family protein, whose translation MEDDLDFLGKGWSFPPTFDKDSASVKMSSGLIDIQESLWILLSTRLGERVMQPKYGCQLDELQFENLNRTTITYISELIRTAILYHEPRIEVEKIEILEEEMVSGKVLIKLNYLVRSTNSRMNMVYPYYLNEGTSI comes from the coding sequence ATGGAAGATGATTTAGATTTCTTAGGGAAAGGTTGGAGTTTTCCACCAACTTTTGATAAAGATTCAGCTTCAGTAAAGATGAGTTCTGGGCTTATAGATATCCAGGAAAGTTTATGGATCCTGTTGTCGACCAGATTGGGAGAAAGGGTAATGCAACCTAAATATGGTTGTCAGCTAGATGAGTTGCAGTTTGAAAACTTAAACCGTACTACCATAACCTATATATCCGAGCTGATTCGGACAGCTATTTTATATCATGAACCAAGAATAGAAGTAGAAAAGATTGAAATCCTTGAAGAAGAAATGGTTTCTGGAAAAGTGTTGATAAAGTTAAATTATTTGGTTAGAAGTACCAATTCAAGAATGAATATGGTCTATCCTTACTACTTGAATGAAGGAACATCAATTTAG
- a CDS encoding phage tail protein produces the protein MSYPLSKFHFSVDWGGTIIGFTEVSGLDVETEVIEYRHGASPEYSKIKMPGLQKYSNITLKSGTFAGDNEFYEWWNTVSLNQIERRDITIKLLNEEHEPVVTWKVKNAWPTKIQSTDLKADGNEVAIQTMELVHEGLSIQND, from the coding sequence ATGAGTTATCCATTATCTAAGTTTCATTTCTCCGTTGATTGGGGAGGAACAATAATAGGTTTTACAGAAGTTTCTGGTCTTGATGTGGAAACGGAAGTAATAGAATACAGGCATGGTGCTAGCCCTGAATACAGTAAGATAAAAATGCCCGGACTTCAGAAGTACAGCAATATTACTCTGAAAAGCGGGACTTTCGCCGGGGATAATGAGTTTTATGAGTGGTGGAATACGGTTAGTTTGAATCAAATAGAGCGTAGAGACATCACCATTAAGTTATTAAACGAAGAGCATGAACCGGTCGTCACATGGAAGGTTAAAAATGCTTGGCCAACCAAGATACAATCTACCGATTTGAAAGCAGATGGCAATGAAGTGGCTATCCAGACCATGGAGTTGGTGCATGAAGGCTTAAGCATACAAAATGATTAA
- a CDS encoding phage tail protein produces the protein MADNYPYVSFHFKVSIAGLEDTEDSYFQSVSGLDVSMDTEEYAEGGENRFKHKLPVKTKYSNLILKKGLAGSTGLTDWFKESMENFNFELKTITIDLLNEKHEPLITWNVVNAFPVKLAIEPFNSMESKMAIESMEFSYQYFTRIN, from the coding sequence ATGGCTGATAACTATCCGTATGTTAGCTTTCATTTTAAAGTCTCTATTGCGGGATTGGAGGATACAGAAGACAGCTATTTTCAATCTGTGTCAGGCTTGGATGTAAGTATGGATACGGAGGAATATGCAGAAGGTGGAGAAAATAGGTTCAAGCATAAACTACCTGTAAAAACCAAATACTCCAACTTGATTTTAAAAAAAGGCTTAGCCGGTTCTACCGGCTTAACCGACTGGTTCAAGGAATCTATGGAGAATTTTAATTTTGAGTTGAAGACCATCACCATAGATTTGTTAAATGAGAAACATGAACCTTTGATTACGTGGAATGTAGTCAATGCATTTCCGGTAAAATTAGCCATTGAGCCCTTCAATTCGATGGAGAGCAAAATGGCCATAGAAAGCATGGAATTTTCTTACCAATATTTTACAAGAATTAACTAA
- a CDS encoding DUF5908 family protein, producing the protein MAINIKEMHIKFHVEEAGKAKKSEGVDKEKVVAECVEQVMEILKSNKER; encoded by the coding sequence ATGGCAATCAATATCAAAGAGATGCACATCAAATTCCATGTGGAAGAAGCAGGGAAAGCAAAAAAAAGTGAAGGTGTGGACAAAGAAAAGGTTGTGGCAGAATGCGTTGAACAGGTGATGGAAATCCTTAAATCCAATAAAGAAAGGTAA